atattattggttaaaagtggGAAATATCCGTGCTGTAGGAGCGGCACtcattttagctcatattttgcaGTGCCCTGCATAACAACGACcagaaatcaccaaatttgaggttttaaggtCAACGCAAGCACGCAAATGCGATTTCTTTGCTTACACCTGACGTCacggtggttatggtggtggaaagaacaatagcgaagagttttttctattatttattactatgcaaaacttgagctactgTTTTCTATTATTTTGGCACCATCATGGCCGTCGTATCACGTGAGTGCTATCAAGAACTTTTACTCTGAAATCGCTGGTACGACGGACGAGATGGAATAACTTAGaaaagtgcaaagttatattttgaggtgactttTTCTTCCACGTCCTcgtcgtagtttgtttattgtgGTAGTAAATTTAGGAAGACGGTAATGTTAAAGTCTGATAGCCCATTTACGAGTTGCTACATGCCTCAGCTTCAAAGCAAGTGCTGGTGCATCACcaatcaaatggaaatgagttgcgtatttgTAGAATATAGCACTGTACGAAAAGGACTGGGACCAATAATATAGGTTGATTGATCCAAAAAAATACGTAGACGAAAATAAAAGGATGTTTGGTTGTAATTGTTGCGTGTCAAGAGCCCCCTCTAACATTATAGAGATTTTGCACACGTCACGTGATATCATAGCAACCGTAACCACGCCGCCATCTTGCATGCCAGGTCAAATGTAAAGTAAAGCAAGGTTCTGAAGGTATTTCGCTACGATGGGAAGATTTTGCTGTGTTTTCGGATGCTCCAGCCGCTCAGATAGAGACAACCACCTTTCTTTTTACAAAATTCCTACTGTAATTAAACACCAGGGTGTGCTCACGGaagaaatttcacaaaaaaggcGCGATAGGTGGATCGCAAACGTCAGGAGAGATGCAGTGAAAAATGGCGACATCAAGTCGGAAATTCAGTCCTATCAAAGTCTTGGTTTGAAGCTGACGAAGAGAGGGTGAAATTTTATACCGGTTTGACAGCCATGAGTGTCTTGATGGCTGTCTTTGACCTCATAAGTCCTCCACTGCCTGAGCGAAAATCAATCAGTAAGTTTCAGCAACTCCTCATAACATTCATGCGTCTCAGACTGAATCTCTCAGTGCAAGACTTGGCCTACCGATTTGGAGTTCATGCATCTACAGTGTCAAGAGTATTCCAGACATGTATGCATGTAATGTATACATCTATGGCATTTCTAGTGAAATGGCCAGAGAGAGAGGAACTGAAAATGACATTGCCAGCCTGCTTCAGAGAGAAGTTTTCTTCATGTGCTGTCATTATTGACTGCTTTGAAGTTTTTATTGATAGACCTTCATGCTTGCTTACACGTGCCCAGACATGGTCCTCTTACAAACACCACAACACAGCAAAATTTTTGATTGGAATTACACCCCAAGGAACATTATCATTTATTTCAAAGGGTTGGGGAGGACGTGCATCTGATTAGTTCATTACTGAACACTGTGGACTGTTAAATAAATTGCTACCTGGGGATCTTGTTCTGGCAGACAGAGGTTTTGACATTGAGGACAGTGTAGGTCTCTACGCTGCACGCTTACAGATTCCAAGCTTCACAAAAGGCAAGCCACAACTGTCAGCATTAGGTATTGAAACAACAAGGTCATTGGCTAATGTAAGGATTCACGTAGACAGAGTTATTGGTAGTATCCGTCAGAAGTATGCAATTCTTGGACACAGTGTTATTCCGATCCATTATTTAATGTCAGATGGCAATGAATCTTCCTTACTGGATAAAATTGCAGTTGTATGTTGTGCCTTGACAAACTGTTGCAAGTCTGTAATTGCATCAGATTAGTTCTAATTCCTGTATAACAATAAATTTGTTGGTCATAGGTCACCTTACATTATTAGAATAGTGCATTATTTTAACATGAAACTGAGGCTTAGGTGTCCAAAGAACAGAAAACACAAAGGTTTTAGCTGGATAACATGATATTGTATTGTAAAATTATTACTTAAATGTTATTACAAGATGATCTTACTTCAGTTATGATCTATTATGTGAGTTACATAtcttaatttttaacttataCAATGCAAGGCATTTGTCATCTAAAAAGTACAAAATctccattgttttcattgtatatTAAGACTGTCGCACCTCACTTTGAGTAGAGTGAAGGATGTTCTGTTTTCTACAGTCTGTGCAAAACCAGGCTCTTTTAAGCGACGGTCGCCTACGAAGTCCACAACACTTCAAGTGAAATTTCCTGAAAACACACAAAGAACTACTACAAACTAACACTAAAGATTCATCGTCCTTTACTCTGCAATAGCAGAATAGTTTGGAAGCTGATTTGGCATCAGAACTACTTTCTTTTGGTTGTGTATACCACTTAGCTAATAATTCAGGCAGAATAGCAACCTTGTACACCTCATTTGCCCTTGATAAATGTGTGTTAAAGAATTCATCATCACGCATGATTGTCTCTATGTGCATGCCCTTTTCTGTCCATACAACAAAGTGCGCAAAACGAAATCCTGTGACGTGCAGCTGCAGCTGCACCTGCACCTGGGTGTGGTATGGGTGTAACTTCTTGAGATGGAGACCTCCATCAGGGGACTGCTCCAGGCAAAGGTTGTGCTTGCTCCCACCAACAGCCTCAGATAGTAATTGGTCACGCACTGAGTAAAGACACTTGACTTCCACACACCAAGTGCCATGGCAGTCACAGGAAGCAATAGCATCTGGTGTTGCTCCAATGTGTGCATGGTGTGGAGAAATCCACAACCCAGTTGGCTTTAATGTGAAATTTTGATGGAATCTTTCCATGACCTGTAACAAATACACAAAAAGATAAAAGCAGTTTTAATGTATTGACAATGAAGATTTCTAACATACATGTACCAGTACTTTTTACCATTTGAATCTATGTTTTagtcttgttttttttatttattgatttttctGAACAACCCTTACAGGTAAAATAGAAGGTATGTACATATGTCTTGTGGTTAAAAATTTATCTTTGGCTTAAaagttttcaaaccagtttgatttttatttccctttgcttcagattatgataattgatttgaaacaaatgaaataaaaagtcaaactggtttgaaaattttaaaccaaagtCAAGTATTGAAATATAGACCACATCATATGTTTGTAAAAAGAAGGACTCagccatttcttttctttttttaaattaatatctTCACAATGAGTATGATGACATATCAAGTTATTTGTCAAATCAAAGTTGAAATCATTGAATAGAAGATCTCTGTAGATAACTTTGAATGGCTTCTTTTAGCAAATCAATCAAAGGAGGTACCTCCCCAGTATCCctgttatttttgttcttgatgTAAATtataaaagcattttttttctgaacaaaCCTTCCTATATTCATCCAGAGCCCTTTTTTCTTGTCGAATTCCCCAGTCTGTGGCAGCAGAGTGAAAATTGGAGCCATAACAGATCTGCTTGATCAGACTGACTGATGGCTTGGCAGGGTTTGTATggcaaatttggtggaaattgCTGGCAGTGATTCTTCCTGCTCtcatttttgtccaaactttAGAATTTCTTTGTTCTCGGGTAGATTCTTCAACATTAACGGCTTGTTCCTTACTGCAAGACATCTCTTTGAAGACCTCATCAGCCTTGATCAGCAACTCAGTAAAACTCATGCTACTCAATTGTTCAGAGTACAGTCCATCCAGGGTGGTAGGCAAATCCGTGGCAGGTTTCTTAGGAACATAATCTTTGTTGTATGGAGAGACAAGAGACAATATGGCAGGCTTTGTTCCTGAAGCATGCAAACGTTCATAAAACTTACTGATCTGCTTTGTGGATGGACCTTAGTCAGTCCTGGGTTTAGCTTGAGTTGGATGGGCCTGGGAAGTCAGTCCAGATATTTTCTCATTTAGCTTTCTCTTCTTTGTGTTGGAAGAGGTAAAATCTATTTCCTGTAGTTCAGAATATGACACATTGCCGATACCTGAGGGCATAAGCCACTGGCAAGGTACTGAGGTACAAGTTTTGGATTTGAGCATTCTCACTCCAGCCTCAACTGCAAAGAGGATAGCACCAACATGAGAGCAAACCCCTCCGAGTCCTGCCAAACAGTTGCAATGACCCGTAAGGACGTTTCCGTTTCTTTTCACTGCCAGCCAGGGTTTTAGTGGTGTTTCACTTAGTCGCTGAGAATGGTTTACCTTAAAAAAGGCAACAAAGAAATGTAAGACAACACAGCGGAGaacttgtaaacaaatttgTCAAAACAGTTCAGTATTTTTCAACGACGTCATATACAAAAGGTTTTCCTTATCTTTCCAATCAAAATTGTCGTGTCTTCAGTAGCTTTTCCCACAAATATACTTCTTACCCAACCAGCGACGAAATATTGGTAAGACTGCAGGCTTTTGTATGCTTTAAGTTGCTCGTTGGTGAACTTGCTTGTCGAGAAAAGCAAATAGTTCACGATATCGGGGAACTCGATCTCCGGCCATTCGTCCATTGATTGCGAATGAAAGTTGTCACTGACGGCATAGGGATCGATTCCCGCAGTAAATTTTAGTTTATCGTCGTACATCTGTCGATTCTCAGCGCTCAGGGAGTCGCGATAACCTCTCAAGGACGGTACACGCTCACGTTGTGTAGCCGCCATTGTGTTTGACTTGGCATGCAAGATGGCGGCGTGGTTACGGTTGTTATGATATCACGTGACGCGTGCAAAATctctattcttatgcaaatcaaactcatttcccttacaatagttgagcaccaagactcatttcgaaaccgagacaaacagcaactcggaaacaGCCCATTGACGTGCATTTTATTTCTTGCAGAAATACTTGAATGTAGCTCCTTAATTCTACTAAATTGTTTTATTTGAGACTCAAAATTCCGCTTGGATTTAAACCTCCGACCATAGGAGACTAGCGTGCTATGCCATTTTCTAATCACATGTTTCACCTTTTctgcctttctttctttttttttttctttagtttcaAAGCCACCAGATCTTCCACGTACTAGTGGTGATTGCTGCGTTCGTCCATTTGCATGCCATTTGTGAAATGGCGCGCTATAGATTTGACCATGGAGCAGCTTGTCAACCATAAATTGAAATACAAGACATGGCGTCATTTTGGTTGTCTCCAAAGAGGATACATTTACCGAGTATAGCCggttgaaaggaaaggaactttattttgaatgtctagtcttctagcgctgaagcactacttggggacactgtaagctgaaatcaccaaattaacgcaagtcaaatcaaatgttgtttCTTTAGAGAAGGGAAAGCCGGAATTcccggggaaaaaaaaaaatctcgatgcagagtagagaatcaagaaactcaacccacgtaagACGACACAATGGTGGGAGATGATTGCTCTCAGCACTGCGCCATCGCTGCACCTCAAATGAAATGTTTAAGAGGAGAAAGGATGGTCAGTGGAAAATTGAGAGTGCTCGAAATAATGTTCAAGGAGAGGAACGCTCCTTTGAGGTCTGGTTAAGCTAGGTATATTTCCTGGAGTTTCAAAGAAGATGTTGGATGTCGAAGAAAAAAACATATTCTTGTATTTATCCCGACGTGCAGAGACTTTTAAATGTCTTCCAGCTTTAATTCATCTGAGAATATTATTATATCTATGCGTATCGCAAATGTAGCtgttatacaccttattccaaaatggctaccattttagtattcttttgtttgctttcaaattAGCCTTTGTTGACTCATTTAAGGTTAAATACTCTTTTGAATTAAGCATTTAAGAACAAGGCGAAATGGGATAATTTGCAAGCAAgcattttggaataagttgtATTTTCTGCAAATCTTCTTTTACAAACCCTAGTCAATGACTATGTCATGagttaacgatgaaatgacacATGAGATGAATCATTTTTAAGGGTTATTTATGGTCATGGGTTATTTATGGTTTTGAATGGATAACATGATTAAAATACTAATTATGCGAGATTTGGAGCAAAGGACCCCATTTCTACCAATGATTGATCGCGTACGAATGCCGTAAGAGCGCTTgtcaagttttcttttcttcatgGTTAAAATGCAAATGTTTTTGTGGGTAAAAACAATTACAATTTACACTCATAAGAAGACTGGTATTCCCATAGCTAAGCTTTCTTGTTTTCCATAAAATGATCTGTTATACTAGTATTATGTAGATCTTAATACGAAGTGTAAAAGGTCCGCAATCTTAGCAGGTGTTAGTGTTCTGCTGTCACTTTCTAGCTTTCCCGCGTCAGGCGGCTTCTACAGCACCTTCGATGGCAACGCTTTTAAACAGACTCCACGTCGAATTGTACCTGCCCTACCTATCGCCTAAAGAAGCCTAGCGGTAAGCGAaggaaacgtcgcgatctacaatCTCAATGACTATACGATGAGGCAAATGATCATACGCTCTATCATTTATTTCCCACCACGATGATCAAGAATCACCTTTATTACAATATCTGGGTCATCAAATTTGTCTCCCTCACTGCCTGTCAGAGGGGAGACAGGTATCTGAACCTCTTTCGGGACCTAGAAGTTAGCATACAGCACTCCTGCATCGCGTCCAGAGCTCCCGTTATACtggtcacattttttttttaatttttgttcgCGCATGCTCAAATAT
This portion of the Montipora capricornis isolate CH-2021 chromosome 11, ASM3666992v2, whole genome shotgun sequence genome encodes:
- the LOC138024961 gene encoding uncharacterized protein, with translation MSFTELLIKADEVFKEMSCSKEQAVNVEESTREQRNSKVWTKMRAGRITASNFHQICHTNPAKPSVSLIKQICYGSNFHSAATDWGIRQEKRALDEYRKVMERFHQNFTLKPTGLWISPHHAHIGATPDAIASCDCHGTWCVEVKCLYSVRDQLLSEAVGGSKHNLCLEQSPDGGLHLKKLHPYHTQVQVQLQLHVTGFRFAHFVVWTEKGMHIETIMRDDEFFNTHLSRANEVYKVAILPELLAKWYTQPKESSSDAKSASKLFCYCRVKDDESLVLVCSSSLCVFRKFHLKCCGLRRRPSLKRAWFCTDCRKQNILHSTQSEVRQS